A single window of Nicotiana tomentosiformis chromosome 1, ASM39032v3, whole genome shotgun sequence DNA harbors:
- the LOC138891518 gene encoding uncharacterized protein, which translates to MEHNFCVVALMETFQKKGLIDRYRRKLNMETAYTNINEKIWLLFDAMVEWVLVEDTEKQVTVRVFHHDLGQHMMITFVYAKYSAIERLELLDHLYFLASDMELPWLVGGDFNVNMLPTIEVEHLIRTGSDHAPLLMTCGEQTTNFVKPFRFLNFWTKHATFMDVVRQNFEADFIWDPFLMFKLNIKRVKAPVSKWSRETFGDIFKQLAILEDIVRVKEMLFEEEPTIENKIVLQKAQSELKKYFSIEEQYWKQKAGMIWFVEGDRNTSFFHNHVNGKRKKLQLKRIKSGSWVLSRVLHDRLESFLPSLLSPNQSGFVKGRSIFENILLTQEIVIDIRLRGKPANVVIKLDMSKANDRNFMSNNWYSVLVNGKSSGFFKSTRGVKQGDPLSPALFILSVEVLSRSLNKLFEDKSFVGFGIPKWSDPLNHLAYADDILIFVSAHPPSLRKIMEILGNYEKISVGAITRFARGKFPFTYLGCPIFYTKMRKDHYEDLIKKVKAKLHSWKGKLLSFGGKATLISSVLQSMSVHMLSVLDPPNNILEHLHKIFARFFWRTKKEGRSRYWASWQNLCLPTKEGGLERATNNGAFRGGSHVWRQMLNTREEVEHEIVWKLKSGTTNIWHENWTGLGALYHVLPEDFPINEDLQEVAELRQGKAWDDQLLDQTFNEEIS; encoded by the exons ATGGAGCATAATTTTTGTGTAGTTGCATTGATGGAGACTTTTCAAAAGAAGGGACTCATTGATAGATATAGAAGGAAGTTGAATATGGAGACTGCTTATACAAATATTAATGAAAAAATATGGTTGTTATTCGATGCAATGGTGGAATGGGTATTAGTGGAGGATACTGAGAAACAGGTGACTGTGAGAGTGTTTCACCATGACCTGGGGCAGCACATGATGATaacatttgtttatgcaaaatattcggCAATAGAGAGGTTGGAATTGTTGGATCACTTGTATTTCTTagcaagtgatatggaattaccatggttggtaggaggggatttcaatgtg aacatgttgccaactattgaagttgagcatctaatcagaactggatcagatcatgcaccattgctaatgacatgtggggagcagacaaccaattttgtcaagcctttcaggttcttgaacttttggacaaagcatgcTACATTTATGGATGTGGTGAGGCAGAATTTTGAAGCTGATTTCATATGGGATCCATTTTTGATGTTCAAGCTGAATATCAAGAGGGTGAAGGCACCAGTTTCAAAATGGAGTAGGGAaacatttggtgatatcttcaagcaattggctattttggaggacattgttagggtgaaggagatgttatttgaagaagagcctacaatTGAGAATAAgattgtgcttcaaaaggctcaatctgaattgaagaaatactttagtattgaggagcagtattggaagcaaaaagctgggaTGATTTGGTTTGTtgaaggagataggaatacaagtttctttcacaatcatgtcaatggcaaaagaaagaaattgcaactGAAGAGGATTAAAAGTGGCAGTTGG GTcttgtctagggtgttacatgacagaTTGGAGAGTTTTCTGCCATCTCTATTATCTCCTAATCAATCCggatttgtaaagggtaggagtatatttgagaacatcttattgactcaagaaattgtcattgacataaggttaaggggaaagccagctaatgtggtgatcaagcttgatatgTCAAAGGCCAATGATAGG AACTTCATGTCAAATAATtggtattcagtattggtgaatgggAAGTCCTCAGGGTTCTTTAAGTCTACAAGGGGTGTGAAGCAAGGAGATCCCCtatctccagcattgttcattctgtcagttgaggtactttccaggtctttgaataagctctttgaagacaagtcatttgtgggatttggaatacctaagtggtctgatcctttaaaccacttggcatatgctgatgataTCCTAATCTTTGTATCTGCTCATCCTCCCTCCTTGAGAAAGATTATGGAAATAttggggaactatgagaagatatcag ttggagctattacaagatttgcaagaggtaaattccccttcacatatctaggatgtcctattttttacactaAAATGAGGAAGGACCATTATGAggatcttatcaagaaggtgaaggctaaattgcattcatggaaaggaaagttgctgtcatttggaggaaaggcaacactcatctctagtgtgttgcaaagtatgtcagttcacatgttatcagtccttgatccaccaaacaACATCTTGGAGCATCTACATAAGATAtttgctaggttcttttggagaACAAAGAAAGAAGGGAGAAGCAGATACTGGGCTTCATGGCAAAATCTATGCCTTCCTACAAAGGAAGGGGGGCTAG aaaGAGCTACCAACAATGGtgcttttaggggagggtctcatgtttggagacaaatgctgaatactagggaagaagtagaacatgagatcgtatggaaattgaagagtggaaccactaatatttggcatgaaaattggactggattAGGTGCACTGTATCACGTATTAcctgaagactttccaatcaatgaagatcttcaggaggtggcagaactgcggcaagggaaagcatgggatgatcagctgctagatcaaactttcaatgaggaaatttcataa
- the LOC138891519 gene encoding uncharacterized protein, translating into MAWISFPGLLPTFFVKETLFSLATAVGRPVCLDSATTNKTRPSCARVKVLVDLLAELPKKVRLDIDDEVSGGVQTEWVRIQHDMLPKYCKDCKLQGHDEIECWRLHPELIEN; encoded by the coding sequence ATGGCGTGGATTTCTTTTCCTGGACTCCTGCCTACCTTTTTTGTAAAGGAAACTCTATTTTCTTTAGCTACAGCTGTGGGAAGGCCAGTGTGTCTTGACTCGGCAACTACAAACAAAACTAGGCCGAGTTGCGCAAGAGTAAAAGTTCTTGTCGatttgttggccgaactacctaaaaaggtgcgactggatattgatgatgaagtTTCTGGTGGTGTTCAAACAGAATGGGTGAGAATTCAGCATGACATGCTACCAAAATATTGTAAGGACTGTAAACTACAAGGACATGATGAAATTGAATGTTGGCGTTTGCACCCCGAGCTTATTGAGAATTGA
- the LOC138891520 gene encoding uncharacterized protein produces the protein MTSVWAIDIHNFLDGLESTSSEDVTGLGDLPVPRKASVLHHEAVHRIREELTQHEAEVREFTEKRDTYKLLSEKLQNELEAARKDHTEWAEQVNRVLEDSDDELDSVANDPILQELQSELNSTVAGQESLATELEAAKSEVAVASTKANAKVDQFKVDVEAIQAQAKSMVDHANWEALKEALEGVHAQGFDILAKIENAKVEEARARKLVFSEEDSKSLTKSEGREDPEDEDATPDEDQAS, from the exons ATGACGTCCGTATGGGCGATTGATATCCACAACTTCTTGGATGGGTTAGAGTCCACTTCCTCAGAAGATGTCACCGGGCTTGGTGACTTGCCGGTGCCAAGAAAG GCCTCGGTATTGCACCACGAGGCTGTCCACCGAATCCGGGAGGAGTTAACCCAACACGAGGCTGAGGTTCGGGAGTTCACCGAGAAGAGGGATACTTATAAGCTTCTGAGTGAGAAGCTTCAGAACGAGTTAGAAGCGGCTCGGAAGGATCATACCGAGTGGGCCGAGCAGGTAAATCGAGTACTTGAAGATAGTGATGATGAACTGGACTCAGTGGCTAATGATCCGATCCTACAG GAGCTCCAATCTGAGCTTAACTCAACTGTTGCTGGCCAAGAGAGCCTGGCCACAGAGCTCGAGGCGGCCAAATCTGAGGTGGCTGTGGCCAGTACCAAGGCCAATGCTAAAGTGGACCAATTCAAGGTTGACGTCGAAGCTATTCAGGCACAGGCCAAGAGCATGGTGGATCATGCAAATTGGGAAGCTCTAAAGGAagccctcgagggagtccatgctcaggGCTTTGACATACTGGCGAaaatcgagaatgccaaggtAGAAGAAGCCAGGGCTCGGAAGCTGGTTTTTTCCGAGGAAGACTCCAAGAGCTTAACCAAATCTGAAGGTAGGGAAGACCCCGAGGATGAAGACGCTACCCCCGACGAGGACCAAGCCTCTTAG